Within the Nitrospinaceae bacterium genome, the region TACTCACCCTGGTTATTTTCTGCCTGAATCCTAGGAATGGCGATGGAAAGAAATTCAAGGTCAAAAATATAAGACCCCGAGTTAATTTCCCGAATAGCTCGCTGCTCTTGTGTCGCATCGGCATCCTCGACAATTCCAAGCACCCGCCCGTCGCCACCTTGGCGAACAATTCTCCCGTAGCCGGACGGGTCATCAAC harbors:
- the glmU gene encoding bifunctional UDP-N-acetylglucosamine diphosphorylase/glucosamine-1-phosphate N-acetyltransferase GlmU (forms a homotrimer; catalyzes the acetylation of glucosamine-1-phosphate and uridylation of N-acetylglucosamine-1-phosphate to produce UDP-GlcNAc; function in cell wall synthesis), whose amino-acid sequence is VDDPSGYGRIVRQGGDGRVLGIVEDADATQEQRAIREINSGSYIFDLEFLSIAIPRIQAENNQGEYYLTDVAAMAEGESRLVEAFPAPEPEEASGVNDVADLSRAEAYFAARQHKGR